From the Cohaesibacter sp. ES.047 genome, one window contains:
- a CDS encoding TAXI family TRAP transporter solute-binding subunit → MKHFKMLAGAAIALSMTASAVVAQDMAFFRIGTGGTAGTYYPIGGLLANAISNPPGSRPCDQGGSCGVPGLVASALSANGSVANINAIAGGTLESGFSQSDVATWAYTGTGIWEGKPAVEKLRAIANLYPESIHLVASAESGINSVTDLKGKRVSMDEPGSGTLVDAKIIINGYGITEDDIDPEYLKPDQAADRMRDGAMDAFFFVGGYPAGAISELASQHDVKLIPITCEEAPKICEDFKFFGPDTIPGGTYEGNADSVNTLSVGAQWVTSADQPEELVYNITKALWNESTRKLLDAGHAKGKMITPDTALDGVGIPLHPGAEKFYKEAGLLK, encoded by the coding sequence ATGAAACATTTCAAGATGCTCGCGGGCGCCGCAATTGCGCTCAGCATGACCGCTTCGGCAGTTGTTGCTCAGGATATGGCGTTTTTCCGTATCGGCACCGGCGGGACCGCTGGAACCTACTATCCGATTGGTGGACTTCTTGCCAACGCGATTTCGAACCCTCCGGGTTCTCGTCCTTGTGACCAAGGCGGATCTTGCGGCGTTCCGGGCCTTGTTGCCTCGGCCCTGTCGGCCAACGGCTCGGTTGCCAACATCAACGCCATTGCTGGTGGAACGCTTGAATCGGGCTTTTCGCAGTCCGACGTTGCGACCTGGGCCTATACAGGAACCGGCATCTGGGAAGGCAAACCTGCCGTTGAAAAACTGCGCGCCATCGCAAATCTCTATCCGGAAAGCATCCACCTGGTGGCCAGCGCTGAGTCTGGCATCAACAGCGTTACCGATCTGAAGGGGAAACGCGTTTCCATGGACGAACCCGGTTCGGGTACCCTTGTTGATGCAAAGATCATCATCAATGGCTATGGCATCACTGAAGACGATATCGATCCAGAATATCTCAAGCCTGATCAGGCGGCTGACCGGATGCGCGACGGTGCAATGGACGCCTTCTTCTTCGTTGGTGGCTATCCTGCCGGTGCCATCTCCGAGCTGGCCAGCCAGCACGATGTCAAGCTGATCCCGATCACCTGCGAAGAAGCACCCAAGATCTGTGAAGACTTCAAGTTCTTTGGTCCCGACACCATCCCGGGTGGCACCTATGAAGGCAATGCAGACAGCGTGAATACGCTTTCCGTTGGTGCCCAGTGGGTAACGAGCGCGGATCAGCCCGAAGAGCTGGTCTACAACATCACCAAGGCCCTTTGGAACGAAAGCACCCGCAAGCTGCTTGACGCTGGCCATGCCAAAGGCAAGATGATCACACCAGATACCGCTCTTGACGGCGTTGGCATTCCGCTTCATCCGGGTGCAGAGAAATTCTACAAAGAAGCTGGCCTGCTGAAATAA